A single window of Hirundo rustica isolate bHirRus1 chromosome 16, bHirRus1.pri.v3, whole genome shotgun sequence DNA harbors:
- the TOP1 gene encoding DNA topoisomerase 1, which yields MSGDQLHNDSQIEADFRANDSHKHKDKHKDREHRHKEHKKDKEKDREKSKHSNSEHKDSSEKKHKDKEKTKHKDGSSEKHKDKHKDKDKEKRKEEKMKSSSGDIKIKKEKENGFSSPPRIKDEPDDDGFYAPPKEDSKPLKRPREDDDADYKPKKIKTEDIKKAKKRKQEEEEDSKAKKVKSKDKKVPEVDKKKKPKKEEEQKWKWWEEERYPEGIKWKFLEHKGPVFAPPYEPLPENVKFYYDGKVMKLSTKAEEVATFFAKMLDHEYTTKEIFRKNFFKDWRKEMTSEEKSTITSLSKCDFTHMSQYFKAQSEARKQMSKEEKQKIKEENERLLKEYGYCVMDNHKERIANFKIEPPGLFRGRGNHPKMGMLKRRIMPEDIIINCSKDSKIPAPPPGHKWKEVRHDNKVTWLVSWTENIQGSIKYIMLNPSSRIKGEKDWQKYETARRLKKCVDKIRNQYREDWKSKEMKVRQRAVALYFIDKLALRAGNEKEEGETADTVGCCSLRVEHIKLHPELDGQEYVVEFDFLGKDSIRYYNKVPVEKRVFKNLQLFMENKQPEDDLFDRLNTSILNKHLQDLMEGLTAKVFRTYNASITLQQQLKELTNPDDNIPAKILSYNRANRAVAILCNHQRAPPKTFEKSMMNLQSKIDAKKEQLADARRELKSAKADAKVRRDEKSKKTVESKKKAVQRIEEQLMKLEVQATDREENKQIALGTSKLNYLDPRISVAWCKKWGIPIEKIYNKTQREKFAWAIDMAEEDYEF from the exons TGAGCACAAAGATTCCTcggaaaagaaacacaaagacaaggagaaaaccaaacacaaagaTGGCAGCTCAGAGAAACACAAAGACAAACACAAAGATAAAGacaaggagaagagaaaggaagagaag atGAAGTCATCTTCTggtgatataaaaataaagaaggaaaaggaaaatggtttCTCCAG TCCACCACGTATTAAAGATGAACCAGATGATGATGGGTTTTATGCACCTCCTAAAGAGGACTCCAAACCCCTGAAGAGACCTCGAGAGGATGACGA TGCTGACTACAAACccaagaaaatcaaaacagaagaCATCAAGAAAGcgaagaaaaggaaacaagaggaggaagag GACAGCAAAGCGAAGAAAGTCAAGAGCAAAGATAAGAAAGTACCTGAAgtggacaaaaaaaagaagccgAAAAAAGAAGAGGAGCAAAAATGGAAATG GTGGGAAGAAGAGCGCTACCCTGAAGGCATTAAATGGAAGTTCCTAGAGCACAAAGGTCCTGTATTTGCTCCACCATATGAACCTCTGCCTGAAAATGTCAAGTTTTATTATGATG GTAAAGTCATGAAGCTGAGTACCAAAGCAGAAGAAGTTGCCACATTCTTTGCAAAAATGCTTGATCATGAGTACACTACAAAGGAGATCTttaggaaaaacttcttcaaGGACTGGAGAAAG GAAATGACCTCTGAAGAGAAGAGCACTATCACCAGCCTCAGCAAGTGTGACTTCACCCACATGAGCCAGTATTTCAAAGCTCAGTCGGAAGCTAGGAAACAGATGTCCAAGGAGGAGAAACAG AAAATCAAAGAGGAGAACGAGCGGCTATTGAAGGAATATGGTTACTGTGTGATGGACAACCACAAGGAGAGGATTGCCAACTTTAAAATTGAACCCCCAGGTCTCTTCCGAGGTCGTGGGAACCATCCCAAGATGGGAATGTTGAAGAGACGCATCATGCCCGAAGACATCATCATTAACTGCAGCAA GGATTCCAAAATCCCTGCCCCTCCACCAGGACACAAATGGAAGGAGGTCCGGCATGATAACAAGGTGACCTGGCTGGTGTCATGGACTGAGAACATCCAAGGTTCTATCAAATACATCATGTTGAACCCTAGCTCAAGAATTAAG GGCGAGAAGGACTGGCAGAAGTACGAGACAGCTCGGAGGTTGAAGAAGTGTGTAGATAAAATCCGGAATCAATACCGAGAAGACTGGAAATCCAAAGAGATGAAAGTGCGGCAGAGGGCTGTGGCGCTGTACTTCATTGATAAG CTTGCCCTGAGAGCTGgcaatgaaaaagaagaaggagagaCAGCTGACACCGtgggctgctgctctctgagAGTAGAGCACATCAAGCTGCATCCTGAGCTGGATGGGCAGGAATACGTGGTTGAGTTCGACTTCCTCGGGAAGGACTCCATCCGATACTACAACAAAGTCCCTGTGGAGAAGAGG GTGTTTAAGAATCTTCAGCTGTTTATGGAGAACAAGCAGCCTGAGGATGACCTCTTTGACCGCCTCAAT ACCAGTATCTTAAATAAACACCTTCAAGACCTTATGGAGGGACTGACAGCCAAGGTATTCCGTACTTACAACGCCTCCATCACgctacagcagcagctcaaggaGCTCACTAATC CGGATGACAACATCCCAGCAAAGATCCTCTCCTACAACCGTGCCAACAGAGCGGTGGCCATTCTGTGTAACCACCAGAGAGCTCCGCCCAAAACCTTCGAGAAGTCCATGATGAACCTGCAGAGCAAG ATTGATGCCAAGAAGGAGCAATTAGCTGATGCCAGGAGGGAACTGAAAAGCGCCAAAGCTGATGCCAAGGTCCGGAGGGATGAGAAGTCTAAAAA GACAGTGGAGAGCAAGAAGAAAGCGGTGCAGAGGATCGAGGAGCAATTGATGAAGCTGGAGGTTCAGGCTACAGATAGGGAGGAGAACAAGCAGATCGCTTTGGGCACCTCCAAACTCAACTATCTGGATCCCAGGATCTCTGTTGCTTG gtGTAAGAAGTGGGGAATTCCTATAGAGAAGATATATAACAAAACCCAGCGAGAGAAATTTGCCTGGGCTATCGACATGGCAGAGGAAGACTATGAGTTTTAA